Below is a genomic region from Triticum dicoccoides isolate Atlit2015 ecotype Zavitan chromosome 5A, WEW_v2.0, whole genome shotgun sequence.
TCGAGATAGATGGAGATGGATGGGATTTGTCATGcaagtcaatttgttagggcttgatcctagtatccattatgttttgagattgatgttgctatgactttgttatgcttaatgcttgtcattagggcccgagtcccatgatttcaaatctgaaccctttatgttttcgtgaatatatttgatttcttgatcctatctgcaagttatatgcacctggtATTATTCTGAACCGTAGACCCcatggtgacaataattgggatactctccgggatgactgtaatttgaggagttcatgtattcactatttgttaatactttgttccggttctctatttaaAGGATGCCTTAATTACTTTTAGATTTTCAttaggaccccactaccacgggagggtaggacaaaagatgccctggaagttcttattataagcacatatgactatatccgaaatacatgcctacatttaattgatgaattggagctattgtgtatcgctctatgttgtgactgttatatgatgaatctcatccaaataTCCATCGCTACTTCATGCCTACGCTTTGCTCATAttgtctttgctaagttactattgttggtccaactactacaaaactgttatcattactattgctactgctaccactactatcaagctatcatattactgtgctaataATATTTTTGTTGTAGAAAAATAACTTCtcacgtgtggttgaattgacaactcaactgctaaggcttataaatactctttggctccccttgtgtcgaatcaataaatttggaccaAGAACACCTCTCCAACAGATGGTGTCGATGCAATTCTTTTTACACCTCCGCCTTCCGGAGATGTAAACTACAATACCTCACTATGCAAAATTGCATCCCAACCTATAGGAGATGTAAAAACGCTGGTCGTGCGCCAACCGCCAACCCACTTTGCCTTCTTACTGTCACTGCGCCGCACTGCCGTCGCCGCCCGCCCACCCACCGCACCGGGCCGCTGGCAGTCCGCGCCAGATTCAGCCTCTCCACCATCCCCGCCGCCGGTTTCGGTGTGTTTCGGCTACCGGCCTCCGCCGCACGCCGCGAATCGGGCGTTTTCCTCCACCACCGCTGCCGTCGCTGTGTCCGCCGTCGCCGTAGCCATCACCTGGCCGCCAAGCCTCCGCCTAGCCATCACCACACCGCCGCCCCGCCCACACGCTGAGAATCCGTCGCATTTGCCCCCGCCATGCCGCCGCCCAATTCGGCCGGCCGGCCGCCCACCACACCGCCATCGCCGCCCGATTCGACCGCCAAGCACCACCGCCCAGTCCCACAACCACCGTCGCTGCCTTTAGCCGCCGCTGACCTAATTCGACCATCGCGGTTCGGCCGTCCCGCCCCGCCGTCGCCATGCTGCCAAGGAAGACCCGGTAGGGCAAGACAAGGTTCTTTGGTGTGAGGGCGAAGCCCTCCGGCTACTTCATGGTGGAGTTCAATGATGTCGGCCGCCGCTTTTGGCTCGACACCNNNNNNNNNNNNNNNNNNNNNNNNNNNNNNNNNNNNNNNNNNNNNNNNNNNNNNNNNNNNNNNNNNNNNNNNNNNNNNNNNNNNNNNNNNNNNNNNNNNNNNNNNNNNNNNNNNNNNNNNNNNNNNNNNNNNNNNNNNNNNNNNNNNNNNNNNNNNNNNNNNNNNNNNNNNNNNNNNNNNNNNNNNNNNNNNNNNNNNNNNNNNNNNNNNNNNNNNNNNNNNNNNNNNNNNNNNNNNNNNNNNNNNNNNNNNNNNNNNNNNNNNNNNNNNNNNNNNNNNNNNNAAGAAGAGGCCAACCATTGTCATTAGTCCCAGTGAGAGAGACGAGGTGGCGATGACGATGGCGAGGTTCGCACGTGAGCATCCGGAGTATGTGCAGGCCGAGCAGGAGTTCTGGTGGAAGCGCGACGttgagcagaagaagaagaagaagaagaagaagaagaagaagaagaagaagaagaagaaggaggaggaggaggaggaggaggaggaggaggaggaggaagaggaggaggaggccagcccctCGACGGTGATCCCCGTCGAGTCTGACTCGTCGGACTAGGGTGACTCGAAGGAGGAGGATGAGGGGTGCGACGACTCGGATAAGGACGAGTTCTGGGAGCAGTTCAGGAGCTCCGACGAGGAGTAGTTTCATCTTCAAATTGTAGTAGTGTGAACTAGTAGTAGTCATTAGAGTAGCAGATTGATGGAAGTAGTAGTTTGAACTAGTAGTAATCCTTCAAATTAGAATTTTGTTTAATTATGAACTATGTTTAGTTATGTTTGAAATAAACTAGTAGAACATATGTCTGAATTATATGTTTGAAACGAAGTCGTATTTGAAGAATTTTTTACATCTTCAGTTTACATAACCTATTGGAGTTACATTTTTACATCTTCGTTTTGTATTATTTGTTGGAGGTAGCCTTTTTCTGAAGATGCAAAAAATATTTTTTAAAGATGTAGTAAATTTTTACATCTCCAATTTTGCATATTCAATTGAAGATgctctaaggccttgtacaatgggagatgcttaggGATGTGCTTAAAAAAATAAATCGAATTTTTCTAAAGCACCAGTATCTATTTTTATAGAAGAGACGTTTAGTTAAGCGTCTACCATGTACAAATAAGTATCAGTACTTAAGAAAAATCTAATTTATTTCTCTAAACACCTCACCTAAGTATCTCTCATTGTACGAGGCCTAAGGGTCAAATTAGACAATCTCGGTTGGAGATGCTCAGACCGCGCCGCCGGAACCCTTCCACACGCCGAAGCTCCTCCTCAGCCCGTCTGCTTGACTGCCGCGGAGTGGAGGGCAGATCCATCCGGGCCGACGATTTTAGGAGCTTCGAGGATGAGGAGCTGGGCTAATCGCCCCCACTCATCCCTTCTCGCCTCTTTCCTCGCGGCCTCTTGCCTTCTCGTGGCCGGATCACCTCAGGTACATCTCTATCACTGTTACCCCCTCTCCTCTGTTGCTGGATTCTGGATTTGTACGCGCAATTCTTGCTTCGCTAGCTGTTACAATGCAAATGGGTACTTATTTCGTGTAAAATCAATCTTTAAACCGCTCAGATTTAGCAAGTTAGGAATTTTGGGGTGAAATCTAGAGCTTTGTTCTGTATTTCTGTGCGGCCTGCGAACCCTAGTATTTCGTACTACAGAGTACAGACCATGTCACTAGTGTGAGGCATGTTGTTCGTTCTGGACGCTCCTCAGCAAGGTCCAAGCCATCTTTGTATCGTTCGAGTGATTGTTATGTCGGTCCTTGCAAGAATCTTTGCTGCTCTTTGGGTTCGGAGGCTCAACGCAATGAACACATGCTTGTATAACTTGTTTTGCATGAAGAATTTGCTTTGTGACATGTGGAACGCTTGCAATTGACAATTTGTTAAATCAATAGGGGTGGTCCAAATCTTATGCAAGGCAAAAGCTAGTTTCAACTGAATGTTACACCCTTAGGGTTCTATGTATACGAACTTGCTGAAAATTTTGTCTGGAGATGTCATCATCTTTACGAATATTCAGATATTAAAGATGTAAGCATGCCATAGCCTACCCAAAGACACACGTTTACTGTTAGACTTACCAGTTGTCTTTGATGTTAAGGTGAATATCCGATTTCCCTGGTCTGGCTAATTTGGATTTTTTTTTATGATCTAGGAATTGCATGAAGCATCTGGATCCAGGTACTATACTTAAGCTTGCAAACCAGTTGCTACAGGTGAAATTACGACAACGTTTTATTCCGGGCATGCCACACAAGATATGTTGCTCATGTTTTTCTCTCTGTGTCCATGGCAATACAAATAAGGTCCTCACCCGGATCTTTCTTAAGTAAGTCATTACCTATAACCTGTTAGAGCTTCTCTAAGGAGGAGTACCCGTGGCCAGGAGACACCAGAGGGCTGACCAGACGTCAATGAGGAGGCCCTGTAACTGGCACAGATCATAAGATAACAGGGGTATATGTCATCATTTATGGAAAACTATTGATAACTTGTTTGTACATGATCTCGTAGCCTTGTAATATGCAAGACATATACCTAACATATGGAAACTAAGCACACTCATATGCTCCTAACTGGTCTGTTAACTTGACACAAGAAACTACTCGAACTTGACCAACTTAACTTTATACCACTCTAGATGATCCAGATACTTCTCTTATTCTGATCCAAAAGGCAAGGGGCCTAATGGCTCCTTTGCTGCATCCTTTTCCTGCTACTGGCTGGGCCCTGTGGGCCAGCGGTAAGGAATTTCCCACATAACATAATCTTAACACAGGAACACTATAGACAGACTTGTCGACTTGTGGGATGTTAAAATGTTCTATGTAGAATCTTGGGACACAATACTGAAGAGTTGTGTGCTTTCACTTGATGCCAGAATTCTTCATCAAACAAAGCCACACACACATGAGGTGCATTGTTCAAGGGAAAGGAGCCGTGCAGCTTGGAAAGCTGTTGATGAGGTAGGACATGCAATGTGATTGCTCACTGCATTGGTGCATTCATAATGACATTGCAGGTTAAACACTCTCTTTATGCAGTACTTGATGCCCTTTGTGGAGAAGGAGAAATATGAACTCCCAAGCAAATGCAGGCTTCGTCCTGAAAACGACATGTTTCGGGAACAAGAGCAACATAAGATCCATTTTGATGTTAATGAGTGGCGTTGTGGCTTCTGCAAGAAATCATTTCGAGCAGAAAAATTTATCGATCAGCATTTTGCAAACCGGCACAATAATTTGTTGGATAATGTACGTTCTCACTTTCTATTATCATTGCGCCCATTTATCAATTCCTTAAACAAGTAAATCTGGTACATATATGTTTACTTAGTAACAATTTTATATAGCCTGTGCAGTTTTCAGCACAAGTATAATGTTCCCCTTTTTACGTCTGTTGTTTTCGTTCATCGAAAAAACAGATGCAATGCCAAATAAGATGAATTCTATGACATTTCTTGGCCATGCACTTGATGTTCTCATATTAACAAGTTAACTTGTTTGATATATGTTGGTGAATTACCAACCTTAGTTCAAAGCTGCGACACtttttttggatcggagggagtattgtttAGAGTCATGAAATGCTAAATCTTGAATTGTTTCCTTAGACTCAAGGAAGATGCTTGGCAGATCTTTGTGGAGCACTTCACTGTGATCTGACAATGGAGTTCAAGAAACCAAAAAGTAAATGCAATGCTGCTGCAGCTGCAAGGAACCGTCATCTTTGTGAGGTTCTTATTATTTTGTTTGAACTGCCCTAAATATCTTTGTTTGGTCAGTTTTGTGCTACTCTTGTAGGCTCGTTGCATCTTTTTACCAATGGAAAAGCTAGTAAAATTTGGTTGTAGTACCTGCCTGAACGTAAACACTAGAAGATGATCATGACATATTATGAGAACTATAAAAGATTGCCACATATTTCCTTGGCTTTGTTAATTTTGTTGGTATTTGGTTGAAAAATAATAGATGCAATATATGCCTATATAGATAGCATTTACAGCTGTATTTACAATGGCAATATTGAACTCCCTTTTACTTCTGCTAACAGAACCTTGCGGACAGTTGCTTTCCTATTAATCAAGGGCATTCTGCCAGCCGTCTTCATGGTGAGTGCTGGTTTAATGCAATGATCCTGTATTCATAGTTCTCCCAGGTGGGCTTCTTGCTGATACAGCTGTTTTGCAGAATTTTTCTTGCGCCAATTCTGTGATGCTCATACTTGCAATGGGGGCTCCAAACCTTTCCCCAAAGGTGGCAGGGTGAGCTATTTTTAACCTATTTTTTTTTGTTTCGAGTCTTAATTTTGAGCTCTATTAAGCTTCATCATCTGATAACGTTTTATAAAGTTGTTTTATGCAGAGCTTGTTGTTGTGTTATTAAGCTTTAAGATTTCTTTCATAAGATAAAATTGTTCATTTTCGTATGCCATAAACCTTCAGGTTATTATGTTGTATAATTTTTTGAATGTCTTTAATCTACATTGCTTTCACTGCAATTTGAGATTCTTAAACTATAGCATAACATTACACATTGAACATGTTTTTTGTCGATGAAAAAAAAATCCATTTGCATTTGAACAAAACAATTCGCTTCTGTCTTTATAAGCAGAAAAATGGAAAC
It encodes:
- the LOC119301333 gene encoding uncharacterized protein LOC119301333, with product MRSWANRPHSSLLASFLAASCLLVAGSPQELHEASGSRILHQTKPHTHEVHCSRERSRAAWKAVDEYLMPFVEKEKYELPSKCRLRPENDMFREQEQHKIHFDVNEWRCGFCKKSFRAEKFIDQHFANRHNNLLDNTQGRCLADLCGALHCDLTMEFKKPKSKCNAAAAARNRHLCENLADSCFPINQGHSASRLHEFFLRQFCDAHTCNGGSKPFPKGGRKQTNRFYLALCILTMLLLPVFYLIVFLHQREMKKGDQVFKRIGKTVHKKKPS